In Cuculus canorus isolate bCucCan1 chromosome 8, bCucCan1.pri, whole genome shotgun sequence, a single genomic region encodes these proteins:
- the RPAP2 gene encoding putative RNA polymerase II subunit B1 CTD phosphatase RPAP2, with amino-acid sequence MCETLHKEEPHNPSFPITPAELPLPTHLPAPLPPLLNTARPRAAPAPSPTPHTRRPLRTHRPSLRPSRGPAPGVRGRGAACAAVMAAGAPRGKAGRRRAGSKHSAALKNEDPAQRKVALESALRKKIEFEKKALHIVEELLEEDITEEFLLNSGKCITPSHYKDVVDERSIIKLCGYPLCQNKLENVPKQKYRISTKTNRVYDITERKCFCSNFCYKASKYFEAQISKSPVWMREEEEPPDIELLKEGQSGSSGEEMKIRDEVIKVSDIENPRISSKLSEFGSHDTASDSSSDSEQDFVSSVLPGSQSRSAGVAQQLHRSSILRKQHDPKDFSSPKTEDTDVVEATEQLSNCKLGAQEEVYAGSVHNKITAMSSESISLGKSGAAENYENTRSGSQVVFLGVSRRGAEHLKRILANSKEHNKSILRNPVNSKGSLLEVLKQTLKEWRTEETMKFLYGPNYASLRSSKHVSSAKQENEELDEDDLDAADDLNTAAVGLSENSLNYSLPFTSPGGIVKPVPSYKKLKEETEFLELRVREFYKGKCILAEEAATQAQAEEHPSKGKEEQQEDLIFPLVDSTAQMQIRKRIVLEKLRKALPAVLGPLQIAPGDVYTELKNLVKTFQLTNRNIIHKMPEWTLIAIVLLSVLSQHTPVFKTTQASPTYTQFLTTLLEELHFKSEDLESLTSIFGKDSLLD; translated from the exons ATGTGTGAAACCCTCCACAAAGagg AGCCACACAACCCCTCTTTTCCGATAACGCCCGCCGAGCTCCCCCTCCCCACGCACCTCCCCGCTCCGCTACCTCCCCTCCTCAACACCGCCCGGCCCCGGGCCGCACCGGCTCCTTCCCCCACGCCCCACACACGCCGCCCTCTCCGTACCCACCGCCCCTCGCTCCGCCCGagccgcggccccgcccccggggTCAGAGGTCGCGGGGCGGCGTGCGCGGCAGTGATGGCGGCGGGGGCGCCGCGGGGCAAGGCCGGCCGGCGGCGCGCAG GCAGTAAGCATTCAGCTGCTCTGAAGAACGAAGATCCTGCTCAGAG GAAAGTAGCTCTGGAGTCTGCTTTGAGAAAGAAGATTGAATTTGAGAAGAAAGCATTGCATATTGTTGAAGAACTCCTGGAAGAGGACATTACTGAAGAGTTCCTTCTGAACTCT GGAAAATGTATTACCCCATCACACTATAAAGATGTTGTTGATGAACGGTCTATCATCAAACTATGCGGTTATCCTCTGTGtcaaaataaactggaaaat GTGCCAAAACAGAAGTACAGGATTTCAACAAAAACCAACAGAGTTTATGATATCACTGAAAGAAAG TGCTTTTGCAGTAACTTTTGCTATAAAGCatctaaatattttgaagctCAAATTTCCAAAAGTCCGGTATGGATGCGAGAAGAGGAGGA gccaCCAGACATAGAACTGCTGAAGGAGGGACAGAG TGGATcatctggagaagagatgaaaatacGTGATGAAGTAATTAAAGTTTCTGACATTGAAAATCCTAGGATATCTTCAAAGCTATCTGAATTTGGTTCTCATGACACAGCCAGTGACAGCAGTAGTGATAGTGAAcaagattttgtttcttctgtcctGCCTGGAAGCCAGTCCCGTTCAGCTGGTGTTGCACAGCAgttgcacagaagcagcatcctCAGAAAGCAGCATGATCCAAAAGACTTCTCCAGCCCTAAAACTGAAGACACAGATGTGGTAGAAGCCACTGAACAACTATCTAATTGTAAATTAGGCGCTCAGGAAGAAGTATATGCTGGCTCTGTTCATAATAAAATAACTGCAATGTCTTCAGAAAGTATTTCTCTAGGAAAATCAGGTGCTGCAGAAAACTATGAAAACACACGTAGTGGCTCACAGGTAGTTTTTCTAGGTGTGAGCAGAAGAGGGGCTGAACATCTTAAAAGAATCTTAGCTAACTCAAAAGAACATAACAAATCGATACTGAGGAATCCAGTGAATTCCAAAGGCAGTTTATTAGAAGTGCTTAAACAAACACTTAAAGAATGGAGAACTGAGGAAACTATGAAATTTCTCTATGGCCCAAACTATGCTTCTTTACGCTCATCCAAACATGTGTCATCTGCCAAGCAGGAGAATGAAGAACTTGATGAGGATGACTTGGATGCAGCTGATGATCTCAACACTGCTGCTGTAGGGCTGTCTGAGAACAGTTTGAACTACTCACTACCTTTCACGAGCCCAGGAGGAATAGTTAAGCCTGTGCCGAGTTACAAAAAgctaaaagaagaaacagagttCCTAGAACTCCGAGTGAGAGAGTTCTATAAAGGAAAGTGCATCTTGGCAGAAGAGGCAGCAACTCAGGCACAAGCAGAGGAACATCCAAGCAAAGGCAAA GAGGAGCAACAGGAAGATCTCATCTTCCCACTTGTTGATTCAACTGCACAAATGCAGATTAGAAAGCGAATTGTCCttgaaaaactgagaaaagc ATTGCCTGCAGTTCTGGGCCCTCTTCAGATTGCTCCAGGTGATGTTTACACAGAGCTGAAAAATCTTGTCAAAACCTTCCA gttaacaaacagaaatattattcaCAAGATGCCTGAATGGACTCTAATTGCAATAGTTTTGTTATCAGT actgtcACAACATACTCCAGTTTTCAAGACCACTCAGGCCAGTCCAACGTATACCCAGTTCCTGACTACATTGCTGGAAGAACTGCACTTCAAAAGTGAAGATCTGGAAAGTCTGACAAGCATCTTTGGGAAGGACAGCCTGCTTGACTG A